One Nocardioides luti DNA window includes the following coding sequences:
- a CDS encoding SNF2-related protein: protein MARRGQRQQGGQQGGARTAPRSNRRRARDLDNEGIIPVLARAVREVEAGAQRGPVAPSQRTKFQVVALLVREERSRLKADTEVTESQRGEQLKRLDGIATILAKTAARDTSLLQLLAEDSEVSDSARALKRQMLAAAGAEPEVEEVAAAPEPGTVTTERRVVPQSVISRQLANPFLVPDFSAAPARPSGARRLATWELLGPLFRSFEYGGASSCMQLPEPTEVRVPEGLELMRHQAQVVAAAAAGHRSFLLADEPGLGKTAQALLAAQAADAYPLLVVVPNVVKTNWAREAELWTPQHKPTVIHGDGHTIDGFADIVIVNYEVLDRHVGWLGDFGFRGMVVDEAHFIKNKTSQRSRHALQLSERIRTRTARPLLMALTGTPLINDIEDFRAIWQFLGWIDDKKPLGALMEALEETGLTPADFGFYPAARTAVIEQGIVRRRKVDVAADIPARRVADLPVELDDEAGRSIREAERELARRLVHRYETALATRTSGATVEGIDHELVRRVATWEREDTTTTKSDENVFSMMRRIGQAKAGLAADYTAQLAHSVGKVVFFAKHVDVMDVAEETFAKRGLRYSSIRGDQTPKQREKNIDAFVNDPDVAVVVCSLSAAGVGLNLQVASNLVLAELSWTDAEQTQAIDRIHRIGQDQPVTAWRIIAAQTIDTRIAELIDDKAGLAARALDGSDEEIGSSADLQLEALVTLLTDALTEAGVGV, encoded by the coding sequence GTGGCTCGACGAGGCCAGCGTCAGCAGGGTGGCCAGCAGGGCGGTGCGCGCACCGCGCCGCGCTCCAACCGTCGGCGCGCCCGCGACCTCGACAACGAGGGCATCATCCCGGTGCTCGCCCGCGCCGTGCGCGAGGTCGAGGCCGGCGCCCAGCGCGGCCCCGTCGCCCCGTCGCAGCGCACGAAGTTCCAGGTCGTCGCCCTCCTCGTCCGCGAGGAGCGCTCGCGCCTCAAGGCCGACACCGAGGTGACCGAGTCCCAGCGCGGCGAGCAGCTCAAGCGCCTCGACGGGATCGCCACGATCCTGGCCAAGACCGCCGCCCGCGACACCTCCCTGCTGCAGCTCCTCGCCGAGGACTCCGAGGTCAGCGACTCCGCCCGCGCCCTCAAGCGCCAGATGCTGGCCGCGGCCGGCGCCGAGCCCGAGGTCGAGGAGGTCGCCGCGGCCCCCGAGCCCGGCACCGTGACCACCGAGCGCCGCGTCGTCCCGCAGTCCGTCATCTCCCGCCAGCTCGCCAACCCGTTCCTCGTCCCCGACTTCTCCGCGGCCCCCGCCCGCCCGTCCGGCGCCCGCCGGCTGGCGACGTGGGAGCTGCTCGGCCCGCTCTTCCGCTCCTTCGAGTACGGCGGGGCCTCCTCGTGCATGCAGCTCCCGGAGCCGACCGAGGTGCGGGTGCCCGAGGGTCTCGAGCTGATGCGCCACCAGGCCCAGGTCGTCGCCGCGGCCGCGGCCGGCCACCGCTCCTTCCTGCTCGCCGACGAGCCCGGGCTCGGCAAGACCGCGCAGGCGCTGCTCGCCGCGCAGGCGGCCGACGCCTACCCGCTGCTCGTCGTCGTCCCGAACGTCGTCAAGACCAACTGGGCCCGCGAGGCCGAGCTGTGGACCCCGCAGCACAAGCCCACCGTCATCCACGGCGACGGCCACACGATCGACGGCTTCGCCGACATCGTGATCGTCAACTACGAGGTCCTGGACCGCCACGTCGGCTGGCTCGGCGACTTCGGCTTCCGCGGGATGGTCGTCGACGAGGCGCACTTCATCAAGAACAAGACCTCCCAGCGCTCGCGGCACGCGCTCCAGCTCTCGGAGCGGATCCGCACCCGCACCGCCCGCCCGCTGCTGATGGCGCTGACCGGCACGCCGCTGATCAACGACATCGAGGACTTCCGCGCGATCTGGCAGTTCCTCGGCTGGATCGACGACAAGAAGCCGCTGGGTGCGCTGATGGAGGCGTTGGAGGAGACCGGCCTGACCCCGGCCGACTTCGGCTTCTACCCCGCGGCCCGCACGGCCGTCATCGAGCAGGGGATCGTCCGGCGCCGCAAGGTCGACGTCGCCGCCGACATCCCGGCGCGCCGGGTGGCGGACCTGCCCGTCGAGCTGGACGACGAGGCCGGTCGCTCGATCCGCGAGGCCGAGCGCGAGCTGGCCCGCCGGCTCGTGCACCGCTACGAGACCGCGCTCGCGACCCGCACCTCCGGCGCCACGGTCGAGGGCATCGACCACGAGCTCGTACGCCGGGTGGCGACGTGGGAGCGCGAGGACACGACGACCACGAAGTCCGACGAGAACGTGTTCAGCATGATGCGCCGGATCGGCCAGGCGAAGGCCGGCCTGGCGGCCGACTACACCGCCCAGCTCGCCCACAGCGTCGGCAAGGTCGTCTTCTTCGCCAAGCACGTGGACGTCATGGACGTCGCCGAGGAGACCTTCGCCAAGCGGGGGCTGCGCTACTCCTCGATCCGTGGCGACCAGACGCCCAAGCAGCGCGAGAAGAACATCGACGCGTTCGTCAACGACCCCGATGTCGCCGTCGTGGTCTGCTCGCTCAGCGCGGCCGGTGTCGGCCTCAACCTGCAGGTGGCCTCCAACCTGGTGCTCGCCGAGCTGTCCTGGACCGACGCCGAGCAGACCCAGGCGATCGACCGGATCCACCGGATCGGCCAGGACCAGCCCGTCACCGCCTGGCGGATCATCGCCGCGCAGACGATCGACACCCGGATCGCCGAGCTGATCGACGACAAGGCCGGGCTCGCCGCCCGGGCGCTCGACGGCTCCGACGAGGAGATCGGCTCGTCCGCCGACCTCCAGCTCGAGGCCCTGGTCACCCTGCTCACCGACGCCCTCACCGAGGCGGGCGTCGGGGTCTGA
- a CDS encoding dolichyl-phosphate-mannose--protein mannosyltransferase, which yields MTTAAPPDQDAPTVGLSRTTDGRPVPSARARAAGALQRLEDPVVSWSAAFGIGLLALFLRLWHLGTPHAFEFDETYYAKDAWSLANFGYVRDYTTNANDKILDGTVTGVWKDGPSMIVHPEVGKWLIALGEKTFGMDPFGWRVASAVVGALMVVVMCRLARRMTGSTALGCVAGLLLSLDGLQFVLSRLALLDIFVAFFLLCGIACMVNDRDWFRARMARLTPTPVPGSRAWGPVRRLAFRPWLLLGGVCWGLACGSKWEAVYPLAAFGVLTWLWSAGARRSFGVRWPLLKSALVDGVPAFLHLVVVAFVVYVATWTGWLIHAQEYETHLSATQYTHYAGGQDWPTRDEKDASGFGEVTQSLRSLASYHRDVYMFHTHFLNDSTHVYASKPSGWLLLNRPVGVDADVDIQPGTRGCDAPADSDCLRQVLLLGTPAIWWAGVGALLFAAVMWVGARDWRYGVAVVGTASTWLPWLQYDDRPIFSFYAVITLPFVVLALTLAMGALIGRDRAPSPRRTAGVIAAGAYFVLVLVNFAWFWPIWTDGLLTHAEWLDRIWFERWI from the coding sequence GTGACGACCGCCGCGCCCCCGGACCAGGACGCGCCCACGGTCGGCCTCTCCCGCACCACCGACGGCCGTCCCGTGCCGTCCGCCCGCGCGCGCGCGGCCGGGGCGCTGCAGCGGCTCGAGGACCCGGTGGTGAGCTGGTCGGCCGCCTTCGGCATCGGCCTGCTCGCGCTCTTCCTGCGCCTGTGGCACCTCGGGACGCCGCACGCCTTCGAGTTCGACGAGACCTACTACGCCAAGGACGCCTGGTCGCTGGCGAACTTCGGCTACGTCCGGGACTACACCACCAACGCCAACGACAAGATCCTCGACGGCACGGTCACCGGCGTCTGGAAGGACGGTCCGTCGATGATCGTCCACCCCGAGGTCGGGAAGTGGCTGATCGCGCTCGGCGAGAAGACCTTCGGCATGGACCCGTTCGGCTGGCGGGTCGCCTCCGCCGTGGTCGGCGCGCTCATGGTCGTGGTGATGTGCCGCCTCGCCCGCCGGATGACCGGGTCCACCGCCCTGGGCTGCGTGGCCGGCCTGCTGCTCAGCCTCGACGGCCTGCAGTTCGTGCTGTCCCGCCTGGCCCTGCTCGACATCTTCGTGGCGTTCTTCCTGCTCTGCGGGATCGCCTGCATGGTCAACGACCGCGACTGGTTCCGCGCCCGGATGGCGCGGCTGACCCCGACCCCGGTGCCCGGCTCGCGCGCCTGGGGCCCCGTGCGGCGGCTCGCGTTCCGCCCCTGGCTGCTGCTCGGCGGCGTCTGCTGGGGCCTGGCGTGCGGCTCCAAGTGGGAGGCGGTCTACCCGCTCGCCGCCTTCGGCGTGCTGACCTGGCTGTGGAGCGCCGGCGCCCGCCGCTCCTTCGGGGTGCGCTGGCCGCTGCTGAAGTCCGCGCTGGTCGACGGCGTGCCGGCGTTCCTGCACCTCGTGGTCGTCGCGTTCGTGGTGTACGTCGCCACCTGGACCGGCTGGCTGATCCACGCCCAGGAGTACGAGACCCACCTCTCCGCCACGCAGTACACCCACTACGCCGGCGGCCAGGACTGGCCGACCCGCGACGAGAAGGACGCGTCCGGCTTCGGCGAGGTCACGCAGTCGCTCCGCTCGCTCGCGAGCTACCACCGCGACGTCTACATGTTCCACACGCACTTCCTCAACGACAGCACGCACGTCTACGCCTCGAAGCCGTCCGGCTGGCTGCTCCTCAACCGGCCCGTCGGCGTCGACGCCGACGTCGACATCCAGCCCGGCACCCGCGGCTGCGACGCACCGGCCGACAGCGACTGCCTGCGCCAGGTGCTGCTCCTCGGCACCCCGGCCATCTGGTGGGCGGGGGTCGGGGCGCTGCTGTTCGCCGCCGTGATGTGGGTCGGCGCACGCGACTGGAGGTACGGCGTCGCCGTGGTCGGCACGGCGTCGACCTGGCTCCCCTGGCTGCAGTACGACGACCGGCCGATCTTCAGCTTCTACGCGGTCATCACCCTGCCGTTCGTGGTGCTCGCGCTCACGCTCGCCATGGGCGCGTTGATCGGCCGCGACCGCGCACCGAGCCCCCGGCGTACCGCCGGAGTCATCGCCGCCGGCGCCTACTTCGTGCTGGTGCTGGTGAACTTCGCGTGGTTCTGGCCGATCTGGACCGACGGCCTGCTGACCCACGCCGAGTGGCTCGACCGGATCTGGTTCGAGCGCTGGATCTGA
- a CDS encoding ZIP family metal transporter, with product MWEASFWGFVGGFALLIGAAAGIWLPTSKRFVGLVMAFGTGVLFSAVAFELTAEAYDRSGADAVVIGLLAGSVVFFVGDALIDRRGGHRRKSPNGSPAGAGAGALVLGALLDGIPESAAIGVSLVGGGSVGVAVVVAVFLSNIPESLSASAGMRSDGRSVRYVLGLWGGVLVASTLAAGLGFVVLGGAPAVVVAVTQAFAAGAILTMLADTMVPEAVEHAGALVGLVTALGFTCAFLLSMA from the coding sequence ATGTGGGAGGCGTCGTTCTGGGGCTTCGTCGGCGGCTTCGCCCTGCTGATCGGTGCGGCCGCCGGGATCTGGTTGCCGACGAGCAAGCGCTTCGTCGGCCTCGTCATGGCGTTCGGCACCGGGGTGCTGTTCAGCGCGGTCGCCTTCGAGCTGACGGCCGAGGCCTACGACCGGTCCGGCGCCGACGCCGTGGTGATCGGGCTGCTCGCGGGCTCCGTCGTCTTCTTCGTCGGTGACGCGCTCATCGACCGGCGGGGCGGCCACCGACGCAAGAGCCCGAACGGCTCGCCCGCGGGGGCCGGGGCCGGCGCCCTGGTCCTCGGCGCCCTCCTCGACGGCATCCCGGAGTCGGCCGCCATCGGCGTGAGCCTCGTGGGCGGCGGCTCGGTCGGGGTGGCCGTGGTCGTCGCCGTCTTCCTGTCGAACATCCCCGAGTCGCTGTCGGCCTCCGCCGGCATGCGGTCCGACGGGCGCTCGGTCCGCTACGTCCTCGGACTGTGGGGTGGCGTCCTGGTCGCCTCGACGCTCGCGGCCGGGCTCGGGTTCGTGGTCCTCGGCGGGGCGCCGGCCGTGGTCGTCGCGGTCACCCAGGCGTTCGCCGCCGGCGCGATCCTCACGATGCTCGCCGACACGATGGTCCCCGAGGCCGTCGAGCACGCGGGAGCGCTCGTCGGTCTCGTCACGGCCCTCGGCTTCACCTGCGCGTTTCTGCTGTCCATGGCCTGA
- a CDS encoding SDR family NAD(P)-dependent oxidoreductase — protein sequence MLPLPVARALDTTLDRLVAPGYLRTGLAVRRHLPGWPADPAPGSLQGKVVAVTGATSGLGLATAEGVLALGAGLRMVVRDVDKAEGLARDLRTRFPNAPVDIDRCDVGDLDDVRRFARELEAERVDVLVHNAGAMPPRRTESPQGHELTMALHVLGPVLMTELLRPRLLGGRVLMVTSGGMYGQKLRDDDLEYLKGDYKPATAYARSKRAQVELLPVLEQRWSPEGTTVHATHPGWADTPGVVDSLPTFHKVTGPLLRDAVGGADTTVWLAATEPVPPGGRLWHDRRDRPTHLLPSTRTGSAERARTWAWVADQLDLDDA from the coding sequence ATGCTGCCCCTGCCCGTCGCCCGCGCCCTCGACACCACCCTCGACCGGCTGGTCGCGCCGGGCTACCTCCGCACCGGCCTCGCCGTCCGCCGCCACCTGCCCGGCTGGCCCGCCGATCCGGCCCCCGGCTCGCTGCAGGGCAAGGTCGTCGCCGTCACCGGCGCCACCTCCGGCCTGGGCCTCGCGACCGCCGAGGGCGTGCTCGCGCTCGGCGCCGGGCTGCGCATGGTGGTGCGCGACGTCGACAAGGCCGAGGGCCTCGCCCGCGACCTGCGCACGCGCTTCCCGAACGCCCCGGTCGACATCGACCGCTGCGACGTCGGCGACCTCGACGACGTACGCCGCTTCGCGCGTGAGCTCGAGGCCGAGCGGGTCGACGTGCTGGTGCACAACGCCGGCGCGATGCCGCCGCGGCGCACCGAGTCGCCGCAGGGCCACGAGCTGACGATGGCGCTGCACGTCCTCGGCCCGGTGCTGATGACCGAGCTGCTGCGTCCGCGACTGCTCGGCGGCCGGGTGCTGATGGTGACGTCCGGCGGGATGTACGGCCAGAAGCTCCGCGACGACGACCTCGAGTACCTCAAGGGCGACTACAAGCCCGCGACGGCGTACGCCCGCAGCAAGCGGGCCCAGGTCGAGCTGCTCCCGGTCCTCGAGCAGCGCTGGTCGCCCGAGGGCACCACGGTGCACGCCACCCACCCCGGGTGGGCGGACACCCCCGGCGTCGTCGACTCGCTGCCGACCTTCCACAAGGTCACCGGGCCGCTGCTGCGCGACGCCGTCGGCGGGGCCGACACCACGGTCTGGCTGGCCGCGACCGAGCCGGTGCCGCCCGGCGGCCGGCTCTGGCACGACCGCCGTGACCGGCCCACGCACCTGCTGCCGAGCACCCGCACCGGCAGCGCGGAGCGGGCGCGGACCTGGGCCTGGGTGGCCGACCAGCTCGACCTCGACGACGCCTGA
- a CDS encoding endonuclease/exonuclease/phosphatase family protein, whose product MPARHLSRPAALALLAAAFLGAGVPSTSAAVPTAPASALVSARGPALGTPVVTVPVRIGSYNIRAGEPLENFEAGVEEFKTHIDVGGLQETNQGTKRAYLADMVGWGSYVPLKQQNPVIWDESKFVFVSGRGVLIAKGRDIGDEMPRNGSFRADSIATVVHLRHLVTGQPVSIINLHLLAGATSNGVPRLDRPKMVSFYKDQVRNAALLVDEEAASGQVFVMGDFNVGYAADAREHRKALPYTKLTGRGLVAMWRDCGTTGKGTHGPQYIDQIWTTGPATSCEVAYDIRHSDHYPIAAAYPFSPVTGLPPVPGPALP is encoded by the coding sequence ATGCCTGCTCGTCACCTGTCCCGCCCGGCCGCCCTGGCCCTGCTCGCGGCCGCCTTCCTCGGCGCCGGCGTCCCGTCCACCTCGGCCGCCGTGCCGACCGCGCCCGCATCGGCCCTGGTGTCGGCCCGGGGACCGGCCCTGGGAACGCCCGTGGTGACCGTCCCCGTGCGGATCGGCAGCTACAACATCCGCGCGGGCGAGCCGCTGGAGAACTTCGAGGCGGGCGTCGAGGAGTTCAAGACGCACATCGACGTCGGCGGCCTGCAGGAGACCAACCAGGGCACCAAGCGCGCCTACCTCGCGGACATGGTCGGCTGGGGCTCCTACGTCCCGCTCAAGCAGCAGAACCCGGTCATCTGGGACGAGTCGAAGTTCGTGTTCGTCTCCGGCCGCGGGGTCCTCATCGCGAAGGGCCGCGACATCGGCGACGAGATGCCCCGCAACGGCTCCTTCCGCGCCGACTCGATCGCCACCGTCGTGCACCTGCGCCACCTGGTGACCGGCCAGCCCGTCAGCATCATCAACCTCCACCTGCTCGCCGGCGCCACGAGCAACGGCGTCCCGCGCCTGGACCGCCCGAAGATGGTGTCGTTCTACAAGGACCAGGTCCGCAACGCGGCCCTGCTCGTCGACGAGGAGGCCGCGTCCGGCCAGGTGTTCGTGATGGGCGACTTCAACGTCGGGTACGCCGCCGACGCCCGCGAGCACCGCAAGGCGCTGCCCTACACGAAGCTCACGGGCCGCGGGCTGGTCGCCATGTGGCGCGACTGCGGCACCACCGGCAAGGGGACCCACGGGCCGCAGTACATCGACCAGATCTGGACGACCGGCCCGGCCACCTCGTGCGAGGTCGCCTACGACATCCGGCACTCCGACCACTACCCGATCGCGGCCGCCTACCCCTTCTCGCCGGTCACGGGGCTCCCGCCCGTCCCCGGCCCCGCACTGCCCTGA
- a CDS encoding DUF1254 domain-containing protein yields MSSRRPALVTAGLVLAALVAGPVATGSPAPTPAATASSTERVRADLLPDCVYGASARGLRGYEARVERDAQAYADRLDGATPAERRRAATTFAAAEAAYVYGLPLVNLHDTVRKFRFRNTIVSVAALADPDTRAVVSPNVDTAYSVGWLSLTQGPLVIEVPDTHGRFYTFQFMDAFTNSFAYLGSGSTGTKAGSYVLVPPGYEGDLPAGLPVLHSPTNTIWLLGRTLVDGPDQTEEVKPILQGYRTTPLAEWEAGGRGESIVLDQQPSFGPKPVTPTGTDFVATLNQELTIDPPPARQDCVLKALAPAGVEQPDRSQAAVLAADSANQAGNPQGSSESTPQNDAVAAGTRAAVRLIDHASTTFNAVNSRGNAGWSVMTAPWIGDFARKYLGRGLIATNLLGANVPHIATYPTSYDDSRGRPLTGRHRYAITFPKGQLPPVKAFWSLTMYQRDNFLHANEIDRYAVGDRTRGLRLNPDGSLTIYLQHRKPHGAKRAANWLPAPAGAFHVILRLYLPRDRVLDGGWRIAGLERRG; encoded by the coding sequence ATGAGCTCCCGACGACCCGCGCTGGTCACCGCCGGCCTGGTGCTGGCCGCACTCGTGGCCGGCCCGGTCGCGACCGGTTCCCCAGCCCCCACCCCCGCAGCCACCGCGTCCTCGACCGAACGGGTCCGCGCCGACCTGCTGCCCGACTGCGTCTACGGCGCGTCCGCGCGCGGGCTCCGCGGCTACGAGGCCCGCGTCGAGCGCGACGCCCAGGCCTACGCCGACCGCCTCGACGGCGCGACGCCGGCCGAGCGACGCCGGGCGGCGACGACGTTCGCGGCCGCCGAGGCGGCGTACGTCTACGGCCTGCCGCTGGTGAACCTGCACGACACGGTGCGGAAGTTCCGCTTCCGCAACACGATCGTCAGCGTCGCCGCGCTCGCCGACCCCGACACCCGTGCCGTGGTGTCCCCGAACGTCGACACGGCGTACTCCGTCGGCTGGCTCAGCCTGACCCAGGGCCCGCTGGTCATCGAAGTGCCGGACACCCACGGCCGGTTCTACACCTTCCAGTTCATGGACGCCTTCACGAACTCCTTCGCCTACCTCGGCTCCGGGTCGACCGGCACGAAGGCCGGCTCCTACGTGCTCGTCCCGCCCGGCTACGAGGGCGACCTGCCGGCCGGTCTGCCGGTCCTGCACAGCCCGACCAACACGATCTGGCTGCTCGGCCGGACCCTGGTCGACGGGCCGGACCAGACCGAGGAGGTCAAGCCGATCCTGCAGGGCTACCGCACGACGCCGCTGGCGGAGTGGGAGGCCGGCGGCCGTGGCGAGTCGATCGTCCTCGACCAGCAGCCCTCGTTCGGCCCCAAGCCGGTCACCCCGACCGGCACCGACTTCGTCGCGACGCTCAACCAGGAGCTCACGATCGACCCCCCACCCGCGCGGCAGGACTGCGTCCTGAAGGCGCTCGCACCGGCCGGGGTCGAGCAGCCGGACCGCTCGCAGGCCGCGGTGCTGGCCGCCGACTCGGCCAACCAGGCCGGCAACCCGCAGGGCTCGTCGGAGTCGACCCCGCAGAACGACGCGGTCGCGGCCGGCACGAGGGCCGCGGTCCGGCTCATCGACCACGCCTCCACGACCTTCAACGCGGTCAACTCGCGCGGCAACGCGGGCTGGAGCGTGATGACGGCGCCGTGGATCGGCGACTTCGCCCGGAAGTACCTCGGTCGCGGGCTGATCGCCACCAACCTGCTCGGCGCGAACGTCCCGCACATCGCGACCTACCCCACGAGCTACGACGACTCCCGCGGGCGACCGCTCACCGGCCGGCACCGCTACGCCATCACTTTCCCGAAGGGCCAGCTCCCGCCGGTCAAGGCGTTCTGGTCGCTCACGATGTACCAGCGCGACAACTTCCTGCACGCCAACGAGATCGACCGGTACGCCGTGGGCGACCGCACCCGCGGGCTGCGCCTCAACCCGGACGGCTCGCTGACGATCTACCTGCAGCACCGCAAGCCGCA
- a CDS encoding TIGR03618 family F420-dependent PPOX class oxidoreductase → MSTWTPGWDTLPDDLLAFWTERHLATLSTVRADGRPHVVPVGVTLDVEERCAWVITSGTSYKARTLATPGPVAACQVDRARWSTIEGTGVVVTDAESVARAVERYAARYRTPRENPARVAIRIEVDRVLSSRTV, encoded by the coding sequence GTGAGCACCTGGACCCCGGGATGGGACACCCTCCCCGACGACCTGCTGGCCTTCTGGACCGAGCGGCACCTGGCGACCCTGTCGACGGTGCGCGCCGACGGGCGCCCCCACGTCGTGCCCGTCGGGGTGACGCTCGACGTCGAGGAGCGCTGCGCCTGGGTGATCACCTCCGGGACGTCGTACAAGGCGCGCACGCTGGCGACGCCGGGCCCGGTCGCGGCGTGCCAGGTGGACCGGGCGCGCTGGTCGACCATCGAGGGCACCGGCGTGGTCGTGACCGACGCGGAGTCGGTGGCGCGAGCGGTCGAGAGGTACGCCGCCCGCTACCGCACCCCGCGGGAGAACCCGGCCCGCGTGGCGATCCGCATCGAGGTCGACCGGGTCCTGTCCTCCCGGACGGTCTGA